The Denitrificimonas caeni genome has a segment encoding these proteins:
- a CDS encoding O-antigen ligase family protein has translation MTTFLRTALAVFLLLTCVLFASSLLDTWHIGFSWNDQQRFYQLILLCISAGIAYFLPTLTLPRHFCILLFSLLGFGLLSALLSEFPTWALKEWARYAGLFILVMIIAYSARQVWFLKTLLYLLAATAFLNAFQFLTYYLMAFATGILMFNADLLFNGFSNPRFLNQFQMLFMPILAYLALHHWQVKHRYSKLLSSIIFITLLVQWCIAFSLGGRGLWLGLAVSHAALIVFFPRFWRLLAVQAAAGVLGFILFYLMFTVVPEWLGQTSSVRDSMRFGLSKREVIWQLAWDMFIANPWLGVGPMHFSAEVNSVAAHPHQVVLQWLAEWGIFATLAAVFIAVWGMLHGLRFVRSEKGQPLDAALWMSILGALALAQVDGVFVMPYTETWLAILIGLAMARWSKPTASATDTTAADRGQTYSLRILAIPVILILGNVLINEVPTLTQDSEAHMEKHGTGYTPRFWMQGWIPMDGK, from the coding sequence ATGACAACTTTCTTGCGTACCGCACTTGCTGTTTTTTTATTACTCACTTGTGTTTTATTCGCAAGTTCGCTGCTAGACACTTGGCACATTGGTTTTTCTTGGAATGACCAGCAACGCTTCTATCAGCTGATACTTCTGTGTATTTCTGCTGGCATAGCTTATTTTTTACCGACGCTAACCTTGCCCCGTCATTTTTGTATTCTGTTATTTTCTCTGCTGGGATTTGGACTGCTGTCTGCTCTCCTATCTGAGTTTCCTACTTGGGCTTTAAAAGAGTGGGCACGTTATGCCGGTTTATTTATACTGGTTATGATTATCGCATACAGTGCTAGGCAAGTATGGTTTTTAAAAACGTTACTCTATCTGCTGGCTGCAACTGCTTTTTTGAACGCTTTTCAGTTTTTGACCTACTACTTAATGGCCTTCGCCACCGGCATTTTAATGTTCAATGCCGACCTACTTTTTAACGGTTTTTCCAACCCGCGCTTCCTCAATCAATTTCAAATGCTCTTTATGCCGATTTTAGCCTATTTAGCTCTGCATCATTGGCAAGTCAAACACCGCTACAGCAAGCTACTGTCGAGCATTATCTTTATCACCCTGCTGGTGCAGTGGTGCATTGCCTTTTCCCTCGGCGGGCGCGGCTTGTGGTTAGGTTTAGCTGTCAGCCATGCTGCTTTAATTGTGTTTTTCCCGCGCTTTTGGCGCTTGCTAGCGGTACAAGCTGCGGCTGGCGTGCTGGGGTTTATCCTCTTTTATTTAATGTTTACTGTTGTCCCCGAATGGTTAGGGCAAACCTCTTCGGTAAGAGACAGCATGCGCTTTGGTTTATCCAAACGTGAAGTGATCTGGCAACTGGCGTGGGATATGTTTATTGCCAACCCTTGGCTGGGTGTTGGCCCGATGCACTTTTCTGCTGAGGTCAACTCGGTCGCTGCGCATCCGCACCAAGTGGTTTTACAATGGCTGGCTGAATGGGGCATATTTGCCACCTTAGCTGCAGTGTTTATTGCCGTTTGGGGTATGCTGCATGGCTTACGTTTTGTACGCTCAGAGAAAGGTCAGCCACTCGATGCTGCACTCTGGATGAGTATTTTAGGCGCATTGGCTTTAGCTCAAGTAGACGGCGTATTTGTTATGCCTTACACAGAAACTTGGCTGGCCATTTTAATCGGTCTTGCCATGGCGCGCTGGTCAAAACCTACAGCATCAGCAACAGACACCACAGCAGCAGACCGCGGGCAAACCTATAGCCTGCGCATATTAGCCATACCCGTCATTCTGATTTTGGGTAATGTACTGATTAACGAAGTACCCACCCTAACGCAAGACAGCGAAGCCCATATGGAAAAACACGGTACGGGTTACACTCCGCGCTTTTGGATGCAGGGCTGGATACCTATGGATGGTAAGTAG